From a single Botrytis cinerea B05.10 chromosome 16, complete sequence genomic region:
- the BcFar1 gene encoding BcFar1: MSKRFFGHNTTPSTSDTGRNLTSFSRRAEEQKDQVSRLYELGLLSDSDKRSRRRERDKVKDLTSGARVAGSHPKKDNRKVLEHTRGISDTSFSSVSPLASKANRDFKQRAGGGMSGMLDTDRTRTRRERTFVGSECSVCEEPLEHTLRGERILQFSCGHVSHEACFYEYIKESDAQYCPTCNAPLGLDTSRGGNVLDIEKLSSIVRSVSASDQSARSTPTPSNWESQTVRPPSRESNARTTRTRANSQDTYIRDNSRDNGSNRDSRDSRERMDRHAQPSRISHQRNDSENAPSSVGYPETATSGPHRRHDYDVQAMESNLISPRASVTRNPIPAPVVSIRSEFPTLNRSRQQQTLTCLITIEVPDNKWRPDPDDIRGAPPLPNIRPEDTYARPPSPAQSAPRFYPYESPEVLDEITEGLRTRVENWHGLDFNRFGKLRLYGTIRVGKDRQSWQELECFLFAEMLICVKEKKISSSQPWDESNGARKSTRCTLKGSILIKKHLNEVTESGSGNSLGQTEKITAANLRPTEDNNILTLSLSVAELPSFHLKFDNRNQLKLWQQALLDLNAIEGSPARSPDYDLSEPEEEEWNRDSTGIQRASVTSSAYGPRSATTAPIDYANAPRGLRLPPAIHVPVDIVVVIPISSSMQGVKITLVRDALKFMVSNLGDRDRMGLVTFGSSGGAAPLVGMTSKTWNGWQQILASIRPVGQKSHRADVVEGANVAMDLLMQRRSNNPIATILLISDSSTSDTESVDFVVSRAEAAKIAVHSFGLGMTHKPDTMIELSTRTKASYTYVKDWMMLRECLAGCLGALQTMSHQNVKLKLRLPEGSPAKFVKISGALQITKRATGKDAEASLGDLRFGDKRDILVQLVIAPDNASQEQLAQDPWDSIVSGLEALGGSLDQEDQRVVSIEEVPLIQADLTWGDILRDGTLTHLPRPSLLAITMLPAPTNQKKHTTWNSAPPIPPHPSVVQRRMELLTSDMLTRALTLVSRGQHDRAQHLLSETRSILKGLGKGGLPPIPPPPSKSPNRNLSSRTGSSSPTNRTPDRRRTPSPTSATTMTSNHTLGAIPRHRSNDALSAIVTAPGIDLNTVAALDAELEASLEWINHPAVFGRDSRKAVLQAIGVISSQRGYTFRTTVESLWAGRVSGIKRMTDRSREWREEGGGEVGIMEES; the protein is encoded by the exons ATGTCGAAAAGGTTCTTTGGACATAACACCACCCCTTCCACTTCCGACACTGGCAGGAATCTCACTAGCTTTAGCCGCAGAGCAGAGGAACAAAAAGACCAGGTTTCAAGGTTGTATGAGCTTGGACTACTCAGCGACTCGGATAAAAGATCCAGGAGACGAGAGAGAGACAAGGTCAAGGATTTGACCAGTGGAGCCCGCGTTGCAGgatcccatcccaaaaaGG atAATCGAAAAGTTCTTGAACATACTCGTGGGATTTCCGATACCTCGTTCTCTTCGGTCTCCCCTCTAGCCAGTAAGGCGAATCGTGATTTCAAACAACGAGCTGGTGGTGGCATGTCAGGAATGTTGGACACGGATAGAACTCGTACTAGGAGGGAGAGGACGTTTGTTGGAAGTGAATGTTCTGTGTGTGAAGAGCCATTGGAACACACACTTCGAGGGGAGCGAATACTACAATTTTCCTGCGGCCATGTCTCACATGAGGCATGTTTCTACGAATACATCAAGGAAAGCGACGCTCAATATTGCCCAACTTGCAATGCGCCCTTAGGTCTGGATACGAGTCGAGGAGGCAATGTTCTTGACATTG AGAAGCTAAGTAGTATTGTGCGTTCAGTTTCGGCCAGCGACCAGTCCGCGAGGTCAACACCCACGCCCTCGAATTGGGAATCCCAAACCGTACGACCGCCCAGTCGCGAATCCAATGCTCGAACTACAAGAACAAGAGCGAACAGCCAGGATACCTATATCAGAGACAATAGCAGAGATAATGGTAGCAACAGAGATAGCAGGGACAGTCGAGAGCGCATGGATAGACATGCACAGCCTTCGAGAATCTCGCACCAAAGAAACGATAGCGAAAATGCTCCATCATCTGTTGGGTATCCAGAGACCGCCACAAGCGGCCCACATCGCCGCCATGACTACGATGTGCAAGCGATGGAATCGAATCTTATCAGCCCTCGAGCAAGTGTTACAAGAAATCCCATACCAGCTCCAGTTGTCAGCATCCGCTCAGAGTTCCCAACTTTGAACAGGTCCAGACAGCAACAAACTTTGACCTGTCTTATCACAATCGAGGTTCCTGACAACAAATGGCGACCCGACCCAGATGATATTCGAGGTGCCCCTCCACTACCAAATATTCGACCTGAAGATACCTATGCTCGACCCCCATCTCCCGCCCAAAGCGCACCACGTTTCTACCCATATGAATCTCCAGAGGTCTTGGACGAAATCACTGAAGGTTTGAGGACTCGGGTTGAGAACTGGCATGGTCTAGATTTCAATAG ATTTGGAAAACTACGATTGTATGGAACTATTAGAGTTGGAAAGGACAGGCAATCTTGGCAGGAACTGGAATGTTTCTTGTTCGCAGAAATGCTTATCTGCgtcaaggaaaagaagatttcatcatcacaGCCTTGGGATGAATCCAACGGCGCTCGCAAAAGTACCCGATGCACCCTCAAAGGttcaatattaatcaaaaagcaCTTAAACGAGGTGACTGAATCAGGATCTGGTAATTCTCTTGGACAAACCGAAAAAATCACCGCAGCTAACTTACGCCCAACTGAAGATAACAACATATTGACCTTGAGTCTCTCAGTGGCAGAACTCccatcatttcatctcaaatTCGACAATCGCAATCAGCTAAAGTTGTGGCAACAGGCATTATTGGATTTGAACGCCATTGAGGGATCTCCCGCACGCAGTCCAGATTACGATCTCTCCGagccagaagaagaagaatggaatcGCGATTCTACAGGAATCCAACGAGCGTCGGTGACTTCCTCGGCGTATGGACCCAGATCTGCGACCACCGCACCGATAGATTACGCAAATGCTCCTAGAGGTCTACGGTTACCACCGGCAATACACGTTCCTGTTGATATTGTAGTTGTCAttccaatatcttcttcgATGCAAGGTGTCAAAATCACTCTTGTCAGAGATGCGTTGAAATTTATGGTCTCAAACCTGGGAGATCGTGATCGTATGGGTTTGGTCACATTTGGTTCCAGTGGCGGTGCAGCACCGCTTGTAGGAATGACTAGTAAAACATGGAATGGATGGCAGCAAATTCTGGCTTCGATCAGACCGGTTGGACAGAAGAGTCATCGAGCCGATGTTGTGGAGGGTGCCAATGTGGCAATGGATCTTCTTATGCAACGGAGGTCAAACAATCCAATTGCTACAATTCTTTTGATTAGTGATTCATCCACATCTGATACAGAGAGCGTGGATTTTGTGGTATCAAGAGCTGAAGCGGCGAA GATTGCTGTTCACTCTTTCGGACTCGGTATGACACACAAGCCAGACACCATGATAGAATTATCAACACGAACCAAAGCTTCTTACACATACGTCAAAGACTGGATGATGTTGCGAGAATGTCTTGCAGGTTGTCTTGGAGCCCTGCAGACAATGTCACATCAAAATGTGAAATTAAAGCTTAGACTTCCTGAGGGATCGCCAGCTAAATTTGTCAAGATCAGTGGGGCTTTACAGATCACTAAGCGTGCAACTGGTAAAGACGCCGAGGCTTCTTTGGgggatttgagatttggcGATAAGAGGGATATTCTAGTGCAGCTAGTTATTGCTCCCGATAATGCTTCGCAAGAGCAACTCGCTCAAGACCCATGGGACTCTATAGTTTCTGGTCTTGAAGCTCTTGGTGGGTCACTtgatcaagaagatcaaagAGTTGTATCAATAGAGGAAGTTCCTCTGATCCAAGCTGATCTCACCTGGGGAGATATCCTCAGAGATGGCACACTTACTCACTTACCCCGCCCTTCACTCTTAGCAATCACGATGCTTCCTGCACCAACAAATCAGAAGAAGCACACGACGTGGAACAGTGCACCACCCATTCCACCCCACCCAAGCGTCGTTCAACGACGCATGGAACTTCTTACCTCCGACATGCTCACACGGGCTCTCACATTGGTTTCTCGCGGCCAGCACGATCGCGCACAGCATCTTCTAAGCGAGACACGATCCATTCTGAAAGGATTGGGAAAAGGTGGACTCCCACCTATTCCCCCTCCACCTTCCAAATCTCCCAATCGCAATCTCTCATCCCGCACGGGTTCTTCGTCGCCCACGAACCGTACCCCAGATCGACGCCGTACCCCTTCTCCCACATCTGCTACAACGATGACCTCGAACCACACTCTCGGCGCGATTCCCCGACATCGATCGAATGATGCGCTTTCGGCAATTGTTACAGCACCAGGCATTGATCTCAACACCGTTGCGGCTCTGGATGCGGAGTTGGAGGCGAGTCTCGAATGGATTAATCATCCTGCTGTGTTTGGTAGGGATAGCAGAAAAGCCGTCCTGCAAGCTATTGGAGTGATCAGCAGCCAGCGCGGATATACGTTCCGAACCACGGTGGAAAGTCTCTGGGCAGGACGCGTGAGCGGGATCAAGAGAATGACGGATCGGAGTCGGgaatggagagaggaaggaggtGGTGAGGTGGGGATTATGGAAGAGAGTTAA
- the BcFar1 gene encoding BcFar1 — protein MSKRFFGHNTTPSTSDTGRNLTSFSRRAEEQKDQVSRLYELGLLSDSDKRSRRRERDKVKDLTSGARVAGSHPKKDNRKVLEHTRGISDTSFSSVSPLASKANRDFKQRAGGGMSGMLDTDRTRTRRERTFVGSECSVCEEPLEHTLRGERILQFSCGHVSHEACFYEYIKESDAQYCPTCNAPLGLDTSRGGNVLDIGKTFKSSVSASDQSARSTPTPSNWESQTVRPPSRESNARTTRTRANSQDTYIRDNSRDNGSNRDSRDSRERMDRHAQPSRISHQRNDSENAPSSVGYPETATSGPHRRHDYDVQAMESNLISPRASVTRNPIPAPVVSIRSEFPTLNRSRQQQTLTCLITIEVPDNKWRPDPDDIRGAPPLPNIRPEDTYARPPSPAQSAPRFYPYESPEVLDEITEGLRTRVENWHGLDFNRFGKLRLYGTIRVGKDRQSWQELECFLFAEMLICVKEKKISSSQPWDESNGARKSTRCTLKGSILIKKHLNEVTESGSDNNILTLSLSVAELPSFHLKFDNRNQLKLWQQALLDLNAIEGSPARSPDYDLSEPEEEEWNRDSTGIQRASVTSSAYGPRSATTAPIDYANAPRGLRLPPAIHVPVDIVVVIPISSSMQGVKITLVRDALKFMVSNLGDRDRMGLVTFGSSGGAAPLVGMTSKTWNGWQQILASIRPVGQKSHRADVVEGANVAMDLLMQRRSNNPIATILLISDSSTSDTESVDFVVSRAEAAKIAVHSFGLGMTHKPDTMIELSTRTKASYTYVKDWMMLRECLAGCLGALQTMSHQNVKLKLRLPEGSPAKFVKISGALQITKRATGKDAEASLGDLRFGDKRDILVQLVIAPDNASQEQLAQDPWDSIVSGLEALGGSLDQEDQRVVSIEEVPLIQADLTWGDILRDGTLTHLPRPSLLAITMLPAPTNQKKHTTWNSAPPIPPHPSVVQRRMELLTSDMLTRALTLVSRGQHDRAQHLLSETRSILKGLGKGGLPPIPPPPSKSPNRNLSSRTGSSSPTNRTPDRRRTPSPTSATTMTSNHTLGAIPRHRSNDALSAIVTAPGIDLNTVAALDAELEASLEWINHPAVFGRDSRKAVLQAIGVISSQRGYTFRTTVESLWAGRVSGIKRMTDRSREWREEGGGEVGIMEES, from the exons ATGTCGAAAAGGTTCTTTGGACATAACACCACCCCTTCCACTTCCGACACTGGCAGGAATCTCACTAGCTTTAGCCGCAGAGCAGAGGAACAAAAAGACCAGGTTTCAAGGTTGTATGAGCTTGGACTACTCAGCGACTCGGATAAAAGATCCAGGAGACGAGAGAGAGACAAGGTCAAGGATTTGACCAGTGGAGCCCGCGTTGCAGgatcccatcccaaaaaGG atAATCGAAAAGTTCTTGAACATACTCGTGGGATTTCCGATACCTCGTTCTCTTCGGTCTCCCCTCTAGCCAGTAAGGCGAATCGTGATTTCAAACAACGAGCTGGTGGTGGCATGTCAGGAATGTTGGACACGGATAGAACTCGTACTAGGAGGGAGAGGACGTTTGTTGGAAGTGAATGTTCTGTGTGTGAAGAGCCATTGGAACACACACTTCGAGGGGAGCGAATACTACAATTTTCCTGCGGCCATGTCTCACATGAGGCATGTTTCTACGAATACATCAAGGAAAGCGACGCTCAATATTGCCCAACTTGCAATGCGCCCTTAGGTCTGGATACGAGTCGAGGAGGCAATGTTCTTGACATTGGTAAGACTTTCAAAAGTAGTG TTTCGGCCAGCGACCAGTCCGCGAGGTCAACACCCACGCCCTCGAATTGGGAATCCCAAACCGTACGACCGCCCAGTCGCGAATCCAATGCTCGAACTACAAGAACAAGAGCGAACAGCCAGGATACCTATATCAGAGACAATAGCAGAGATAATGGTAGCAACAGAGATAGCAGGGACAGTCGAGAGCGCATGGATAGACATGCACAGCCTTCGAGAATCTCGCACCAAAGAAACGATAGCGAAAATGCTCCATCATCTGTTGGGTATCCAGAGACCGCCACAAGCGGCCCACATCGCCGCCATGACTACGATGTGCAAGCGATGGAATCGAATCTTATCAGCCCTCGAGCAAGTGTTACAAGAAATCCCATACCAGCTCCAGTTGTCAGCATCCGCTCAGAGTTCCCAACTTTGAACAGGTCCAGACAGCAACAAACTTTGACCTGTCTTATCACAATCGAGGTTCCTGACAACAAATGGCGACCCGACCCAGATGATATTCGAGGTGCCCCTCCACTACCAAATATTCGACCTGAAGATACCTATGCTCGACCCCCATCTCCCGCCCAAAGCGCACCACGTTTCTACCCATATGAATCTCCAGAGGTCTTGGACGAAATCACTGAAGGTTTGAGGACTCGGGTTGAGAACTGGCATGGTCTAGATTTCAATAG ATTTGGAAAACTACGATTGTATGGAACTATTAGAGTTGGAAAGGACAGGCAATCTTGGCAGGAACTGGAATGTTTCTTGTTCGCAGAAATGCTTATCTGCgtcaaggaaaagaagatttcatcatcacaGCCTTGGGATGAATCCAACGGCGCTCGCAAAAGTACCCGATGCACCCTCAAAGGttcaatattaatcaaaaagcaCTTAAACGAGGTGACTGAATCAGGATCTG ATAACAACATATTGACCTTGAGTCTCTCAGTGGCAGAACTCccatcatttcatctcaaatTCGACAATCGCAATCAGCTAAAGTTGTGGCAACAGGCATTATTGGATTTGAACGCCATTGAGGGATCTCCCGCACGCAGTCCAGATTACGATCTCTCCGagccagaagaagaagaatggaatcGCGATTCTACAGGAATCCAACGAGCGTCGGTGACTTCCTCGGCGTATGGACCCAGATCTGCGACCACCGCACCGATAGATTACGCAAATGCTCCTAGAGGTCTACGGTTACCACCGGCAATACACGTTCCTGTTGATATTGTAGTTGTCAttccaatatcttcttcgATGCAAGGTGTCAAAATCACTCTTGTCAGAGATGCGTTGAAATTTATGGTCTCAAACCTGGGAGATCGTGATCGTATGGGTTTGGTCACATTTGGTTCCAGTGGCGGTGCAGCACCGCTTGTAGGAATGACTAGTAAAACATGGAATGGATGGCAGCAAATTCTGGCTTCGATCAGACCGGTTGGACAGAAGAGTCATCGAGCCGATGTTGTGGAGGGTGCCAATGTGGCAATGGATCTTCTTATGCAACGGAGGTCAAACAATCCAATTGCTACAATTCTTTTGATTAGTGATTCATCCACATCTGATACAGAGAGCGTGGATTTTGTGGTATCAAGAGCTGAAGCGGCGAA GATTGCTGTTCACTCTTTCGGACTCGGTATGACACACAAGCCAGACACCATGATAGAATTATCAACACGAACCAAAGCTTCTTACACATACGTCAAAGACTGGATGATGTTGCGAGAATGTCTTGCAGGTTGTCTTGGAGCCCTGCAGACAATGTCACATCAAAATGTGAAATTAAAGCTTAGACTTCCTGAGGGATCGCCAGCTAAATTTGTCAAGATCAGTGGGGCTTTACAGATCACTAAGCGTGCAACTGGTAAAGACGCCGAGGCTTCTTTGGgggatttgagatttggcGATAAGAGGGATATTCTAGTGCAGCTAGTTATTGCTCCCGATAATGCTTCGCAAGAGCAACTCGCTCAAGACCCATGGGACTCTATAGTTTCTGGTCTTGAAGCTCTTGGTGGGTCACTtgatcaagaagatcaaagAGTTGTATCAATAGAGGAAGTTCCTCTGATCCAAGCTGATCTCACCTGGGGAGATATCCTCAGAGATGGCACACTTACTCACTTACCCCGCCCTTCACTCTTAGCAATCACGATGCTTCCTGCACCAACAAATCAGAAGAAGCACACGACGTGGAACAGTGCACCACCCATTCCACCCCACCCAAGCGTCGTTCAACGACGCATGGAACTTCTTACCTCCGACATGCTCACACGGGCTCTCACATTGGTTTCTCGCGGCCAGCACGATCGCGCACAGCATCTTCTAAGCGAGACACGATCCATTCTGAAAGGATTGGGAAAAGGTGGACTCCCACCTATTCCCCCTCCACCTTCCAAATCTCCCAATCGCAATCTCTCATCCCGCACGGGTTCTTCGTCGCCCACGAACCGTACCCCAGATCGACGCCGTACCCCTTCTCCCACATCTGCTACAACGATGACCTCGAACCACACTCTCGGCGCGATTCCCCGACATCGATCGAATGATGCGCTTTCGGCAATTGTTACAGCACCAGGCATTGATCTCAACACCGTTGCGGCTCTGGATGCGGAGTTGGAGGCGAGTCTCGAATGGATTAATCATCCTGCTGTGTTTGGTAGGGATAGCAGAAAAGCCGTCCTGCAAGCTATTGGAGTGATCAGCAGCCAGCGCGGATATACGTTCCGAACCACGGTGGAAAGTCTCTGGGCAGGACGCGTGAGCGGGATCAAGAGAATGACGGATCGGAGTCGGgaatggagagaggaaggaggtGGTGAGGTGGGGATTATGGAAGAGAGTTAA
- the BcFar1 gene encoding BcFar1: MSKRFFGHNTTPSTSDTGRNLTSFSRRAEEQKDQVSRLYELGLLSDSDKRSRRRERDKVKDLTSGARVAGSHPKKDNRKVLEHTRGISDTSFSSVSPLASKANRDFKQRAGGGMSGMLDTDRTRTRRERTFVGSECSVCEEPLEHTLRGERILQFSCGHVSHEACFYEYIKESDAQYCPTCNAPLGLDTSRGGNVLDIGKTFKSSVSASDQSARSTPTPSNWESQTVRPPSRESNARTTRTRANSQDTYIRDNSRDNGSNRDSRDSRERMDRHAQPSRISHQRNDSENAPSSVGYPETATSGPHRRHDYDVQAMESNLISPRASVTRNPIPAPVVSIRSEFPTLNRSRQQQTLTCLITIEVPDNKWRPDPDDIRGAPPLPNIRPEDTYARPPSPAQSAPRFYPYESPEVLDEITEGLRTRVENWHGLDFNRFGKLRLYGTIRVGKDRQSWQELECFLFAEMLICVKEKKISSSQPWDESNGARKSTRCTLKGSILIKKHLNEVTESGSGNSLGQTEKITAANLRPTEDNNILTLSLSVAELPSFHLKFDNRNQLKLWQQALLDLNAIEGSPARSPDYDLSEPEEEEWNRDSTGIQRASVTSSAYGPRSATTAPIDYANAPRGLRLPPAIHVPVDIVVVIPISSSMQGVKITLVRDALKFMVSNLGDRDRMGLVTFGSSGGAAPLVGMTSKTWNGWQQILASIRPVGQKSHRADVVEGANVAMDLLMQRRSNNPIATILLISDSSTSDTESVDFVVSRAEAAKIAVHSFGLGMTHKPDTMIELSTRTKASYTYVKDWMMLRECLAGCLGALQTMSHQNVKLKLRLPEGSPAKFVKISGALQITKRATGKDAEASLGDLRFGDKRDILVQLVIAPDNASQEQLAQDPWDSIVSGLEALGGSLDQEDQRVVSIEEVPLIQADLTWGDILRDGTLTHLPRPSLLAITMLPAPTNQKKHTTWNSAPPIPPHPSVVQRRMELLTSDMLTRALTLVSRGQHDRAQHLLSETRSILKGLGKGGLPPIPPPPSKSPNRNLSSRTGSSSPTNRTPDRRRTPSPTSATTMTSNHTLGAIPRHRSNDALSAIVTAPGIDLNTVAALDAELEASLEWINHPAVFGRDSRKAVLQAIGVISSQRGYTFRTTVESLWAGRVSGIKRMTDRSREWREEGGGEVGIMEES; encoded by the exons ATGTCGAAAAGGTTCTTTGGACATAACACCACCCCTTCCACTTCCGACACTGGCAGGAATCTCACTAGCTTTAGCCGCAGAGCAGAGGAACAAAAAGACCAGGTTTCAAGGTTGTATGAGCTTGGACTACTCAGCGACTCGGATAAAAGATCCAGGAGACGAGAGAGAGACAAGGTCAAGGATTTGACCAGTGGAGCCCGCGTTGCAGgatcccatcccaaaaaGG atAATCGAAAAGTTCTTGAACATACTCGTGGGATTTCCGATACCTCGTTCTCTTCGGTCTCCCCTCTAGCCAGTAAGGCGAATCGTGATTTCAAACAACGAGCTGGTGGTGGCATGTCAGGAATGTTGGACACGGATAGAACTCGTACTAGGAGGGAGAGGACGTTTGTTGGAAGTGAATGTTCTGTGTGTGAAGAGCCATTGGAACACACACTTCGAGGGGAGCGAATACTACAATTTTCCTGCGGCCATGTCTCACATGAGGCATGTTTCTACGAATACATCAAGGAAAGCGACGCTCAATATTGCCCAACTTGCAATGCGCCCTTAGGTCTGGATACGAGTCGAGGAGGCAATGTTCTTGACATTGGTAAGACTTTCAAAAGTAGTG TTTCGGCCAGCGACCAGTCCGCGAGGTCAACACCCACGCCCTCGAATTGGGAATCCCAAACCGTACGACCGCCCAGTCGCGAATCCAATGCTCGAACTACAAGAACAAGAGCGAACAGCCAGGATACCTATATCAGAGACAATAGCAGAGATAATGGTAGCAACAGAGATAGCAGGGACAGTCGAGAGCGCATGGATAGACATGCACAGCCTTCGAGAATCTCGCACCAAAGAAACGATAGCGAAAATGCTCCATCATCTGTTGGGTATCCAGAGACCGCCACAAGCGGCCCACATCGCCGCCATGACTACGATGTGCAAGCGATGGAATCGAATCTTATCAGCCCTCGAGCAAGTGTTACAAGAAATCCCATACCAGCTCCAGTTGTCAGCATCCGCTCAGAGTTCCCAACTTTGAACAGGTCCAGACAGCAACAAACTTTGACCTGTCTTATCACAATCGAGGTTCCTGACAACAAATGGCGACCCGACCCAGATGATATTCGAGGTGCCCCTCCACTACCAAATATTCGACCTGAAGATACCTATGCTCGACCCCCATCTCCCGCCCAAAGCGCACCACGTTTCTACCCATATGAATCTCCAGAGGTCTTGGACGAAATCACTGAAGGTTTGAGGACTCGGGTTGAGAACTGGCATGGTCTAGATTTCAATAG ATTTGGAAAACTACGATTGTATGGAACTATTAGAGTTGGAAAGGACAGGCAATCTTGGCAGGAACTGGAATGTTTCTTGTTCGCAGAAATGCTTATCTGCgtcaaggaaaagaagatttcatcatcacaGCCTTGGGATGAATCCAACGGCGCTCGCAAAAGTACCCGATGCACCCTCAAAGGttcaatattaatcaaaaagcaCTTAAACGAGGTGACTGAATCAGGATCTGGTAATTCTCTTGGACAAACCGAAAAAATCACCGCAGCTAACTTACGCCCAACTGAAGATAACAACATATTGACCTTGAGTCTCTCAGTGGCAGAACTCccatcatttcatctcaaatTCGACAATCGCAATCAGCTAAAGTTGTGGCAACAGGCATTATTGGATTTGAACGCCATTGAGGGATCTCCCGCACGCAGTCCAGATTACGATCTCTCCGagccagaagaagaagaatggaatcGCGATTCTACAGGAATCCAACGAGCGTCGGTGACTTCCTCGGCGTATGGACCCAGATCTGCGACCACCGCACCGATAGATTACGCAAATGCTCCTAGAGGTCTACGGTTACCACCGGCAATACACGTTCCTGTTGATATTGTAGTTGTCAttccaatatcttcttcgATGCAAGGTGTCAAAATCACTCTTGTCAGAGATGCGTTGAAATTTATGGTCTCAAACCTGGGAGATCGTGATCGTATGGGTTTGGTCACATTTGGTTCCAGTGGCGGTGCAGCACCGCTTGTAGGAATGACTAGTAAAACATGGAATGGATGGCAGCAAATTCTGGCTTCGATCAGACCGGTTGGACAGAAGAGTCATCGAGCCGATGTTGTGGAGGGTGCCAATGTGGCAATGGATCTTCTTATGCAACGGAGGTCAAACAATCCAATTGCTACAATTCTTTTGATTAGTGATTCATCCACATCTGATACAGAGAGCGTGGATTTTGTGGTATCAAGAGCTGAAGCGGCGAA GATTGCTGTTCACTCTTTCGGACTCGGTATGACACACAAGCCAGACACCATGATAGAATTATCAACACGAACCAAAGCTTCTTACACATACGTCAAAGACTGGATGATGTTGCGAGAATGTCTTGCAGGTTGTCTTGGAGCCCTGCAGACAATGTCACATCAAAATGTGAAATTAAAGCTTAGACTTCCTGAGGGATCGCCAGCTAAATTTGTCAAGATCAGTGGGGCTTTACAGATCACTAAGCGTGCAACTGGTAAAGACGCCGAGGCTTCTTTGGgggatttgagatttggcGATAAGAGGGATATTCTAGTGCAGCTAGTTATTGCTCCCGATAATGCTTCGCAAGAGCAACTCGCTCAAGACCCATGGGACTCTATAGTTTCTGGTCTTGAAGCTCTTGGTGGGTCACTtgatcaagaagatcaaagAGTTGTATCAATAGAGGAAGTTCCTCTGATCCAAGCTGATCTCACCTGGGGAGATATCCTCAGAGATGGCACACTTACTCACTTACCCCGCCCTTCACTCTTAGCAATCACGATGCTTCCTGCACCAACAAATCAGAAGAAGCACACGACGTGGAACAGTGCACCACCCATTCCACCCCACCCAAGCGTCGTTCAACGACGCATGGAACTTCTTACCTCCGACATGCTCACACGGGCTCTCACATTGGTTTCTCGCGGCCAGCACGATCGCGCACAGCATCTTCTAAGCGAGACACGATCCATTCTGAAAGGATTGGGAAAAGGTGGACTCCCACCTATTCCCCCTCCACCTTCCAAATCTCCCAATCGCAATCTCTCATCCCGCACGGGTTCTTCGTCGCCCACGAACCGTACCCCAGATCGACGCCGTACCCCTTCTCCCACATCTGCTACAACGATGACCTCGAACCACACTCTCGGCGCGATTCCCCGACATCGATCGAATGATGCGCTTTCGGCAATTGTTACAGCACCAGGCATTGATCTCAACACCGTTGCGGCTCTGGATGCGGAGTTGGAGGCGAGTCTCGAATGGATTAATCATCCTGCTGTGTTTGGTAGGGATAGCAGAAAAGCCGTCCTGCAAGCTATTGGAGTGATCAGCAGCCAGCGCGGATATACGTTCCGAACCACGGTGGAAAGTCTCTGGGCAGGACGCGTGAGCGGGATCAAGAGAATGACGGATCGGAGTCGGgaatggagagaggaaggaggtGGTGAGGTGGGGATTATGGAAGAGAGTTAA